A genome region from Flavobacterium sp. CFS9 includes the following:
- a CDS encoding M1 family metallopeptidase has translation MKKQSSKALLTMALFVGVSSVWAQQTPPATVVNPVNNYDYHDAFGPNFYTKNGTPTRSANGQPGVEYWQNRADYQITAKLNGTTNEIIGTDVITYTNNSPDKMSFVWLNLDQNLFKNDSRGNAVVPLTGSRNGAQGQVFDGGNKIKSVKVISGGKKKTEVEAKYVITDTRMQIFLPETLASKGGAVKIKIEFSFIAPFEGSDRMGVLETKNGKIFTIAQWYPRMCVYDDIKGWNTAPYLGASEFYLEYGNFDVKLTVPSNHYVVGSGELINGAEVLPAEQLKRYKEAGQSDKTVTIRSAEEVTATANSKATGEKTWHYQIKNARDFSWASSAAFVLDGAKINLPSGKKALALSAYPVESGGNEAYGRSTEYVKASIEHYSKQWFEYPYPVATNVAGNEGGMEYPGIVFCSWESKGQDLWGVTDHEFGHIWFPMIVGSNERLFGWMDEGFNTFINSISTAEFNKGEYKEAPSDLNKLAEPFTRPDLETIMSSPDNMKEANIGMLCYFKPGSGLVILREQILGKERFDLAFRTYIERWAYKHPQPDDFFRSMENVAGEDLSWFWRSWFVNNWRFNQGINSIKYIKNDPSKGVAITVENFDKMPMPVILDVKTKSGKVTRVKLPVEIWQRNKVWTFKHNSTEEIESITLDPDHVFPDNNVTNNVWTAGNGKIEKDIVLDGYVGTYSTSRAPLKIDFTEKNSALSVQITNYPKFTVKAVENEKDVFQSAEAGLKFKFNEAKSGFDMIILSSGDTIPFTKN, from the coding sequence ATGAAAAAACAATCCTCAAAAGCCTTATTAACCATGGCTTTGTTTGTTGGAGTTTCTTCTGTCTGGGCACAGCAAACACCTCCTGCAACAGTAGTAAATCCTGTTAACAATTACGATTATCACGATGCGTTTGGACCAAATTTTTATACCAAAAATGGAACTCCAACGCGTTCTGCAAACGGTCAGCCGGGAGTTGAATATTGGCAAAACAGAGCCGATTATCAGATAACGGCAAAATTAAATGGAACTACGAATGAAATTATTGGTACAGATGTGATCACTTATACCAATAATAGTCCAGATAAAATGTCATTTGTGTGGCTGAATCTAGATCAAAATTTATTCAAAAATGATTCAAGAGGAAACGCGGTAGTGCCACTTACAGGAAGTCGTAATGGTGCTCAGGGACAGGTTTTTGACGGAGGTAATAAAATTAAATCGGTAAAAGTAATTTCAGGCGGAAAGAAAAAGACTGAAGTTGAGGCTAAATATGTAATTACAGACACCAGAATGCAGATATTTCTTCCGGAAACATTAGCGTCAAAAGGAGGAGCTGTAAAAATAAAAATAGAGTTCTCATTCATTGCGCCTTTTGAAGGATCGGACAGAATGGGAGTTTTAGAAACGAAAAATGGTAAAATTTTTACGATTGCACAGTGGTATCCACGTATGTGTGTGTACGATGATATAAAAGGATGGAATACTGCACCATATTTAGGAGCATCAGAGTTTTACTTAGAATATGGGAATTTTGATGTGAAATTAACGGTACCTTCAAACCATTATGTGGTAGGATCAGGAGAATTGATAAACGGTGCAGAAGTATTACCGGCAGAACAGCTTAAACGTTATAAAGAAGCGGGTCAAAGTGATAAAACTGTTACAATTCGTTCTGCTGAAGAAGTGACCGCAACGGCAAATTCTAAAGCAACAGGAGAGAAAACATGGCATTATCAGATAAAAAATGCTCGTGATTTTTCCTGGGCTTCCTCAGCAGCTTTTGTTTTAGACGGCGCAAAGATTAATTTACCAAGTGGTAAAAAAGCATTGGCTTTATCAGCTTATCCGGTAGAAAGTGGTGGGAATGAAGCTTACGGACGTTCTACGGAATATGTAAAAGCATCAATTGAACATTATTCTAAACAATGGTTTGAATATCCTTATCCTGTAGCAACAAACGTGGCAGGAAATGAAGGCGGAATGGAATATCCGGGAATTGTTTTTTGCAGTTGGGAATCAAAAGGACAGGATTTATGGGGGGTAACCGATCATGAATTTGGACATATTTGGTTTCCTATGATTGTAGGTTCAAACGAAAGATTATTTGGCTGGATGGATGAAGGATTTAATACTTTTATTAACTCAATTAGTACTGCCGAGTTTAACAAAGGTGAATATAAAGAAGCACCATCAGATTTAAATAAATTAGCGGAGCCATTTACAAGACCCGATTTAGAGACGATAATGAGTTCACCTGATAATATGAAGGAAGCTAATATTGGTATGTTGTGCTACTTTAAACCAGGTTCCGGTCTGGTAATTTTAAGAGAACAAATCTTAGGAAAAGAGCGTTTTGATCTTGCTTTCCGTACTTATATAGAAAGATGGGCTTATAAGCATCCACAACCGGATGATTTCTTCAGATCGATGGAGAATGTGGCGGGTGAAGATTTAAGCTGGTTCTGGAGAAGCTGGTTTGTGAACAACTGGCGTTTTAATCAAGGGATTAATTCAATTAAATACATAAAAAATGATCCGTCTAAAGGGGTTGCAATCACGGTCGAAAATTTTGACAAGATGCCAATGCCGGTTATTTTAGATGTGAAAACAAAAAGCGGGAAAGTTACAAGAGTGAAATTACCGGTGGAAATTTGGCAACGAAATAAGGTATGGACTTTCAAACACAATTCTACTGAAGAAATTGAAAGTATAACACTTGATCCTGATCATGTTTTCCCTGATAATAATGTAACAAATAACGTTTGGACAGCAGGAAATGGTAAAATAGAAAAAGATATAGTTTTAGATGGCTATGTAGGAACATATTCAACTTCAAGAGCTCCTTTGAAAATTGATTTTACAGAAAAAAATAGTGCATTGAGTGTTCAAATAACAAACTATCCTAAGTTTACAGTTAAGGCGGTAGAAAATGAAAAAGATGTCTTTCAATCAGCTGAAGCCGGATTAAAATTCAAATTTAATGAGGCTAAAAGTGGTTTTGACATGATTATTTTGAGCAGCGGAGATACAATCCCGTTTACTAAAAATTAA
- a CDS encoding GNAT family N-acetyltransferase, whose protein sequence is MKISIVVTQEEHFKFAQEICDTIESSALLRGTGIAKRTPEYIQKKMSNGDAMIALADGKFAGFCYIESWEHGKFVAHSGLIVHPDYRSLGLAKKIKSKVFDYSLERYPDAKIFGITTGLAVMKINSDLGYKPVPFSELTTDPSFWAGCKTCTNYEILKSKENKMCLCTGMLYDPKDKQKDPPKHPFNVAVLSRLKKIKQALFLNKTLFFGFLS, encoded by the coding sequence ATGAAAATCTCTATTGTTGTTACTCAGGAAGAACACTTCAAATTCGCACAGGAAATTTGCGATACAATAGAATCATCAGCCTTATTAAGAGGCACCGGGATTGCTAAAAGAACACCTGAATACATTCAGAAAAAAATGTCGAATGGTGATGCGATGATTGCTTTGGCAGACGGAAAATTTGCAGGTTTTTGTTACATCGAAAGTTGGGAGCACGGAAAGTTTGTTGCCCATTCCGGTTTAATTGTACATCCGGATTACAGAAGTTTAGGTTTAGCCAAAAAAATCAAGTCAAAAGTTTTCGATTATTCTCTGGAAAGATACCCTGATGCTAAGATATTTGGTATTACAACAGGTTTGGCTGTAATGAAAATAAACTCTGATTTAGGATACAAACCTGTACCTTTTTCTGAACTGACTACCGATCCAAGTTTTTGGGCAGGCTGTAAAACCTGTACGAACTACGAAATTTTAAAAAGCAAAGAAAACAAAATGTGTCTTTGTACAGGGATGCTGTATGATCCAAAAGACAAACAGAAAGATCCGCCAAAACACCCATTTAATGTAGCTGTTTTAAGCAGACTGAAAAAAATCAAACAAGCTTTGTTCCTGAATAAAACATTGTTTTTCGGGTTCTTATCTTAA
- a CDS encoding argininosuccinate synthase, with product MKKVVLAYSGGLDTSYCLKYLKNEKGYEVHTVLVDTGGFDEEELSAIEKRAYELGSAQHANLTIVDKYYDKAIKYLIFGNVLKNNTYPLSVSAERVFQAIEAIKYAKKVGASAIAHGSTGAGNDQIRFDLIFQTIAPEIEIITPIRDLKLSRQEEVDYLSKNGVHYSWEKAQYSINKGLWGTSVGGKETLTSSEPLPSEAYPSQLQKEGEEKVTLHFEQGELVALNGKKDVPEKNIVKLEKLANAYAIGRDIHVGDTIIGIKGRVGFEAAAPLIIIKAHHLLEKHTLGKWQQYWKEQLGNWYGMLFHEGQFLDPVMRNIETFLQDTQKTVNGTVTVSLKPYHFSLDGIESKNDLMNTGFGQYGEMNNAWTSEDAKGFIKILGNAQNIFSSVNHLDHD from the coding sequence ATGAAAAAAGTTGTATTAGCTTATAGTGGAGGATTAGATACCTCGTATTGTTTGAAATATTTAAAAAATGAAAAAGGGTACGAAGTTCATACGGTTCTGGTAGATACAGGAGGATTTGACGAAGAAGAATTGTCAGCTATCGAAAAGAGAGCGTATGAGTTAGGGAGCGCACAACACGCGAACCTTACAATTGTAGACAAATATTATGACAAAGCTATAAAATATTTGATTTTCGGAAATGTGTTAAAAAACAATACGTATCCCTTATCAGTGAGCGCTGAACGTGTTTTTCAGGCAATTGAAGCAATCAAATATGCTAAAAAAGTAGGAGCAAGTGCCATTGCACATGGAAGTACAGGTGCAGGAAATGACCAAATCCGTTTCGATTTGATTTTCCAGACTATTGCTCCTGAAATTGAAATCATTACTCCAATTAGAGATTTAAAGCTTTCAAGACAAGAAGAAGTAGATTATTTGTCTAAAAATGGAGTACATTATTCTTGGGAAAAAGCACAATATTCAATTAATAAAGGACTTTGGGGAACTAGTGTAGGTGGTAAAGAAACCCTAACGTCAAGTGAACCTCTGCCGAGTGAAGCCTATCCTTCGCAATTGCAAAAAGAAGGTGAAGAAAAAGTGACTTTGCATTTTGAGCAAGGAGAATTAGTAGCCTTAAACGGTAAAAAAGATGTTCCTGAGAAAAATATTGTCAAACTTGAAAAGCTGGCAAATGCTTATGCTATCGGGAGAGATATTCACGTAGGTGATACCATTATCGGAATTAAAGGAAGAGTTGGTTTTGAAGCCGCTGCACCATTAATTATCATCAAAGCCCACCATTTATTAGAGAAACATACACTTGGTAAATGGCAGCAATACTGGAAAGAACAGTTAGGAAACTGGTACGGAATGTTATTCCATGAAGGTCAGTTTTTAGATCCGGTAATGCGTAATATCGAAACCTTTTTGCAGGACACACAGAAAACAGTGAATGGAACTGTAACAGTTTCATTAAAACCATACCATTTTTCACTTGACGGAATTGAATCTAAAAATGATTTAATGAATACAGGTTTTGGTCAGTATGGAGAAATGAATAATGCGTGGACATCTGAAGATGCAAAAGGATTTATTAAGATTTTAGGTAATGCTCAAAACATATTTTCATCTGTAAACCATTTAGATCATGATTAA
- the argC gene encoding N-acetyl-gamma-glutamyl-phosphate reductase produces MINVGIIGGSGYTAGELIRILMYHPKVNIDFVYSTTNSGKPLSVAHQDLMGDIEMNFTDIVNPNVNVVFLCLGHGKSISFLKENQFASHTKIIDLGNDFRLNKDAHFDGKDFVYGLPELNKSAIKKANYIANPGCFATAIQLALLPLANSDLLLNDVHINATTGSTGAGVGLSETSHFSWRNNNMSHYKAFEHQHLGEIGESLVQLQDDFESELLFIPNRGDFPRGIFATLYTISDESLEQTVARYEEFYKNEPFVTVTTTNINMKQVVQTNKCIISLMKKGNRILITSIIDNLTKGASGQAIQNMNLMFGLEETTGLKLKPSGF; encoded by the coding sequence ATGATTAATGTCGGAATAATTGGTGGTTCAGGCTACACAGCCGGAGAGCTCATCAGAATCTTAATGTATCATCCCAAGGTAAACATTGATTTTGTTTACAGTACAACCAATTCGGGAAAACCACTTTCTGTGGCACATCAGGATTTGATGGGAGATATCGAAATGAATTTTACAGATATTGTTAACCCGAATGTAAATGTAGTGTTTCTATGTCTTGGTCACGGAAAATCTATTTCGTTTTTGAAAGAGAATCAGTTTGCAAGCCACACCAAAATCATCGATTTGGGGAATGATTTCAGATTGAACAAAGATGCTCATTTTGATGGAAAAGATTTTGTTTACGGTCTTCCGGAATTGAATAAATCAGCGATCAAAAAAGCAAATTATATTGCAAATCCGGGTTGTTTTGCTACAGCGATCCAATTGGCTTTGTTGCCTTTAGCAAACAGTGATTTGTTGCTTAATGATGTTCATATTAATGCAACAACCGGAAGTACCGGAGCAGGAGTGGGACTTTCAGAAACGTCTCATTTTAGCTGGAGAAACAATAATATGTCACATTATAAAGCTTTTGAACACCAGCATTTGGGAGAAATCGGAGAAAGTTTGGTGCAGTTACAGGATGATTTTGAAAGTGAATTGCTTTTTATTCCAAATAGAGGAGATTTTCCAAGAGGAATTTTTGCCACACTTTATACCATTTCGGATGAAAGCCTGGAACAAACGGTAGCCAGATACGAAGAATTCTATAAAAATGAGCCTTTTGTTACAGTGACAACGACAAACATCAATATGAAACAAGTCGTTCAAACCAACAAATGTATCATCAGTTTAATGAAAAAAGGAAACCGGATATTGATCACTTCAATTATTGACAATTTAACCAAAGGTGCTTCAGGCCAAGCCATTCAAAACATGAATTTAATGTTCGGATTAGAAGAAACCACCGGTTTAAAATTGAAACCAAGCGGATTTTAG
- a CDS encoding aspartate aminotransferase family protein, with protein MNLFNVYPLYDITPVKAIDCTIVDDKGVEYLDLYSGHGVISIGHTQPDYVAKLKNQLDHLGFYSNAIQNPLQVELAQKLGKLSGLEDYELFLCSSGAEANENALKLASFHNGKSRVVAFDNSFHGRTSAAVAVTDNKKIVAPINAQQEVTFLPLNQIELVEAELAKGDVSSVIIEGIQGVGGLDEGTTEFFQALEKVCKKHDVILILDEVQSGYGRSGKFFAFQHHGINADIISVAKGMGNGFPVGAILISPKFEASFGLLGTTFGGSHLSCAAGIAVLDVIEKLDLQKNVNEVSAYFLEKIKEVPGIKKVKGKGLMLGVEFDFDVAALRKKLIIEKHIFTGSANNKNLLRILPPLTVKKSDIDTFIAALKESLEELKN; from the coding sequence ATGAACTTATTCAACGTTTACCCATTATACGACATCACTCCGGTTAAAGCTATAGATTGTACAATTGTAGATGACAAAGGAGTAGAATACTTAGATTTATACAGCGGACATGGTGTGATTTCTATTGGACATACACAACCGGATTACGTAGCCAAATTAAAGAACCAATTGGATCACTTAGGATTTTATTCCAATGCGATTCAGAACCCATTGCAGGTAGAGCTGGCTCAAAAACTAGGAAAGCTTTCAGGATTAGAAGATTATGAGTTGTTTTTATGCAGTTCAGGTGCAGAAGCCAACGAAAATGCATTAAAACTAGCTTCTTTTCATAACGGGAAATCAAGAGTTGTAGCTTTTGATAATTCTTTTCACGGAAGAACCTCTGCAGCCGTTGCTGTTACCGATAATAAAAAAATTGTAGCGCCAATCAATGCACAGCAGGAAGTTACTTTTTTACCCTTAAATCAAATCGAATTAGTTGAAGCAGAACTTGCAAAAGGAGATGTTTCTTCAGTAATTATCGAAGGAATTCAAGGAGTAGGAGGTTTAGACGAGGGAACAACTGAATTTTTTCAGGCTTTAGAAAAAGTCTGCAAAAAGCACGATGTGATTTTAATTTTAGACGAAGTACAGTCAGGATATGGAAGAAGCGGAAAGTTTTTCGCCTTTCAGCATCACGGAATCAATGCTGATATTATTTCAGTAGCAAAAGGAATGGGGAATGGTTTTCCAGTTGGAGCTATTTTAATCTCTCCAAAATTTGAAGCAAGTTTCGGATTGTTGGGGACCACTTTCGGAGGTAGTCATTTATCGTGTGCTGCCGGTATTGCGGTACTGGATGTAATTGAAAAATTGGATTTACAGAAGAATGTAAACGAAGTTTCGGCTTATTTCTTAGAAAAAATTAAAGAAGTTCCAGGAATTAAAAAAGTAAAAGGGAAAGGTTTGATGCTTGGAGTAGAATTTGATTTTGATGTAGCTGCATTAAGAAAAAAACTAATCATCGAAAAACATATTTTCACAGGAAGTGCCAACAATAAAAATCTGTTAAGAATTCTTCCTCCCTTAACAGTGAAGAAATCAGATATTGATACTTTCATTGCAGCTTTAAAAGAGAGTTTGGAAGAACTTAAAAATTAA
- a CDS encoding glutamate-5-semialdehyde dehydrogenase — protein sequence MNPLSIEKRNLVLRAMAQLVEQERNQIILTNQEDLVDYDGSDLAMEERLKVDDKKVDEMILSLNQLASQEDPVGVERFHFVHDNGIKVINKTAAFGTILIIYESRPDVTIEAGGIAFKSGNKILLKGGKEALKSNLKIVSLWHQALEKNGVSKDWVEYLNFNRAETQAFLEKPTQKVDLIVPRGGEKLIEFVKAHATCPVIVSGRGNNFVYVHEKADTDLALKIIINAKTSKISACNAVDKVLIDSKLPNFEGFTAILIEELKQYKVEVIVDESLKSFEDTKTLQNEDIWYEEFLDYKIVIGAIDSEENAIEKINKYCGGHSAVIITRDDKAAQEFMDAVDTAAVYQNASTRFTDGGQFGLGGELAISTDKLHQRGPIGLQHLVTNKWYVYGEGQIR from the coding sequence ATGAACCCATTATCAATTGAAAAACGTAATCTGGTTTTGCGTGCTATGGCACAGCTGGTCGAGCAGGAGCGGAACCAGATTATCTTAACCAATCAGGAAGATCTTGTTGATTATGACGGCTCAGACTTAGCCATGGAAGAGCGTTTAAAGGTAGATGATAAAAAAGTGGATGAAATGATTTTATCACTCAATCAACTGGCTTCGCAAGAAGATCCGGTTGGAGTAGAACGTTTTCATTTTGTTCATGATAATGGTATAAAGGTGATTAATAAGACTGCCGCTTTCGGGACGATTTTAATCATTTACGAATCCCGTCCCGATGTTACTATTGAAGCCGGGGGAATAGCTTTTAAATCCGGAAATAAGATTTTATTGAAAGGAGGAAAAGAAGCTTTAAAATCGAATTTGAAAATTGTGAGTCTGTGGCATCAGGCTTTAGAGAAAAACGGCGTTTCGAAAGACTGGGTGGAATATTTGAATTTTAATCGTGCCGAAACTCAGGCTTTTTTAGAAAAACCAACTCAAAAAGTGGATTTAATTGTTCCAAGAGGAGGAGAAAAATTAATTGAGTTTGTCAAAGCACACGCCACTTGCCCCGTTATTGTAAGCGGACGAGGAAATAATTTTGTCTACGTTCATGAAAAAGCTGACACAGATTTGGCTCTAAAAATCATTATAAATGCCAAAACCTCTAAAATTTCAGCGTGTAATGCGGTCGATAAGGTTTTGATAGATTCAAAGCTGCCTAATTTTGAAGGATTTACAGCTATTTTAATTGAAGAGTTAAAGCAATATAAAGTAGAAGTAATTGTTGATGAGTCACTAAAAAGTTTTGAAGACACCAAAACACTCCAGAACGAAGACATTTGGTACGAAGAATTCCTGGATTATAAAATCGTAATTGGAGCTATTGATTCTGAAGAAAATGCAATCGAAAAAATAAATAAATATTGCGGAGGACACTCGGCAGTAATTATTACAAGAGATGATAAGGCAGCACAGGAATTTATGGATGCCGTAGATACTGCAGCTGTGTATCAAAATGCCTCAACACGTTTTACAGATGGAGGTCAGTTTGGTCTGGGAGGTGAATTAGCGATAAGTACCGATAAATTGCATCAGCGGGGTCCTATCGGACTTCAGCATCTCGTAACCAATAAATGGTATGTGTACGGAGAAGGTCAAATTAGGTAA
- the proB gene encoding glutamate 5-kinase, producing MSKKRILLKIGSNTLTKETNHISRGKIEDLGMQIAALNKDYEFVIVSSGAIAAAKQFVKLESKGKEIVVKQALASIGQPHLMRIFHENFSDLGLLTSQCLLSYSDFEKEQSKVNIVNTINVLVENNYIPIINENDTVATDEIRFGDNDKLAALTAVLLNVDILIIATNTNGIYTKDSIHDEVPETIKLVEDLKILEKEIGESKSSHGTGGMQSKIEAAAIAKAANIETWIVNGLDDNFILRALKEEIPFTRIV from the coding sequence ATGAGCAAAAAAAGGATTTTATTAAAAATAGGAAGTAACACTTTAACCAAAGAAACCAATCATATTTCGCGGGGAAAAATTGAAGATCTCGGAATGCAGATTGCAGCTTTAAACAAAGATTACGAGTTTGTAATTGTGAGTTCCGGAGCAATCGCAGCGGCAAAGCAATTTGTAAAGCTCGAAAGTAAAGGAAAAGAAATTGTCGTTAAGCAGGCATTAGCTTCAATAGGTCAGCCACATTTGATGCGGATTTTCCACGAGAATTTCAGTGATTTGGGATTATTGACTTCTCAATGTTTATTGTCTTATTCTGATTTCGAGAAAGAACAGTCTAAAGTCAATATTGTCAATACGATAAACGTTTTGGTAGAGAACAATTACATTCCGATTATTAATGAAAATGATACGGTTGCTACAGATGAAATTCGGTTTGGAGACAATGATAAACTGGCAGCATTGACAGCAGTTCTTTTAAATGTTGATATTCTGATTATTGCGACCAATACCAACGGGATTTATACCAAAGATTCTATTCACGATGAAGTTCCTGAAACGATCAAACTGGTAGAGGATTTAAAAATATTGGAAAAAGAAATTGGAGAATCAAAATCATCACATGGAACTGGAGGGATGCAGTCGAAGATAGAAGCAGCCGCAATTGCAAAAGCAGCCAATATTGAAACCTGGATCGTAAATGGATTAGATGATAATTTTATTCTGCGGGCGCTAAAAGAGGAAATCCCATTTACCAGGATTGTGTAA
- a CDS encoding N-acetylornithine carbamoyltransferase — translation MNYISIQDIDSLSKWVKSALKIKKNPLKNQSLGKNKTLGMLFFNPSLRTRLSTQKAAMNLGMNVMVMNFTNEGWTLEFEDGAIMDSGASEHIKEAAEVVSQYCDIIAIRAFAGLVDKEKDYAETVISGFLKHATVPIVNMESAVRHPMQSLADAITMEEYKTKHKPKVVLSWAPHPKALPQAVANSFVEMMQMQKDMDFVITHPEGYELSPEITKDCTIEYDQNKAFENADFVYVKNWSNFNDYGKVTNTDSSWTVTAEKMALTNNGKFMHCLPVRRNVIVSDEVLDGKNSIVIQQANNRTYSAQLVLQKILKKI, via the coding sequence ATGAACTATATTTCAATTCAAGATATCGACTCATTATCAAAATGGGTAAAAAGTGCGTTAAAAATCAAAAAGAACCCACTTAAAAATCAAAGTTTAGGAAAAAATAAAACCTTAGGGATGTTATTTTTTAACCCAAGTTTAAGAACGCGTCTGAGTACTCAGAAAGCGGCAATGAACTTAGGGATGAATGTTATGGTAATGAACTTCACTAATGAAGGCTGGACGTTAGAATTTGAAGACGGAGCCATTATGGATTCCGGTGCTTCAGAGCACATTAAAGAAGCAGCTGAAGTAGTATCTCAGTATTGTGATATTATTGCGATTCGTGCTTTCGCAGGTCTTGTGGATAAAGAGAAAGATTATGCAGAAACCGTAATTTCGGGATTCTTGAAACACGCAACCGTACCCATCGTAAACATGGAAAGTGCCGTTCGTCATCCGATGCAGTCTTTGGCAGATGCTATTACCATGGAAGAATACAAAACCAAGCATAAACCCAAAGTCGTACTTTCGTGGGCGCCACATCCAAAAGCTTTGCCTCAGGCCGTTGCGAATTCATTCGTAGAAATGATGCAAATGCAAAAAGACATGGATTTTGTAATCACACACCCGGAAGGTTACGAATTAAGTCCCGAAATCACGAAAGACTGTACAATTGAATACGATCAAAACAAAGCGTTTGAAAATGCTGACTTCGTTTACGTAAAAAACTGGAGTAATTTTAACGACTACGGAAAAGTAACCAATACAGATTCAAGCTGGACGGTTACAGCCGAGAAAATGGCTTTAACCAACAACGGAAAATTCATGCACTGTCTGCCTGTTCGTCGTAATGTTATTGTAAGCGATGAAGTACTTGACGGCAAGAATTCAATCGTAATTCAGCAGGCGAACAACAGAACGTATTCAGCGCAGTTAGTTTTACAGAAGATTCTCAAAAAAATATAA
- the argB gene encoding acetylglutamate kinase, translated as MKKVTIIKIGGNIIDNPIELEQFLTDFSKIEGHKVLVHGGGKSATKMAQSIGLVPQMVDGRRITDAAMLDVVVMIYAGQINKHIVAQLQAKDNNTIGFSGADGNLIQSVKRNHPTIDYGFVGDVKQVNTKLLATLLETGIVPVFCAITHDKNGQLLNTNADTIASELSIALSKVFEVTLTYCFEKQGVLQDSEDDTSVITEINEALYNKLKEEKVIHSGMIPKLDNCFNSLSRGVQQIKIGHHKMLQNSEIPHTTITL; from the coding sequence ATGAAAAAAGTTACAATAATAAAAATAGGCGGAAACATCATAGACAACCCGATAGAATTAGAGCAATTCTTAACTGATTTTTCTAAAATAGAAGGTCATAAAGTACTGGTTCATGGTGGAGGAAAATCGGCTACGAAAATGGCTCAGAGTATCGGACTAGTGCCGCAAATGGTCGATGGACGCCGTATTACAGATGCCGCAATGCTTGATGTTGTGGTCATGATTTACGCAGGCCAAATCAACAAACACATTGTAGCGCAATTACAGGCAAAAGACAATAATACGATAGGATTTTCGGGAGCCGACGGGAATTTAATTCAGTCTGTAAAACGAAATCATCCTACGATTGATTATGGCTTTGTCGGAGATGTAAAACAAGTTAACACGAAGTTATTGGCTACGTTATTAGAAACCGGAATTGTTCCTGTTTTCTGTGCCATTACACACGACAAGAACGGACAATTGTTAAATACCAATGCCGATACTATTGCAAGTGAGCTTTCCATTGCGCTCTCTAAAGTTTTTGAGGTGACATTGACCTATTGTTTTGAAAAGCAGGGAGTTTTGCAGGATTCAGAAGACGATACATCTGTAATAACAGAAATCAACGAGGCTTTATATAACAAACTTAAAGAAGAAAAAGTAATCCATTCCGGAATGATTCCAAAACTGGATAACTGCTTCAATAGTTTGTCAAGAGGAGTACAGCAAATTAAAATCGGACACCACAAAATGCTTCAGAATTCAGAGATTCCGCATACAACCATTACGTTATAA